The Deinococcus cellulosilyticus NBRC 106333 = KACC 11606 genome contains a region encoding:
- a CDS encoding cobaltochelatase subunit CobN, protein MTSRTRVTRADGRTVQVIQRRGHLSYCFTGCCCGHVNRGYAPVPVDTFKNEWIRRKLRHTVHLTKAGCLGPCTLANVASLVFDGQSVWFHSVNSPEMVVLIFDYIEEMVREGRFLAPPAELQEYVFQFYDWQDRTLAPLQKPLAEREHSGVAFVSHADTDLITVQEAAKQVSAFQVTTYSMPRGNLDTTRQVLERAVGRHELVVLNVLSSQDLTDLLLDLEKEAQAQGVTLVVLKGTFEVGPDTLQMSTVEANHLLQVSLYMQAGGVQNFTEMLHYLGAEVLGFPLSWQAPTPLPELGIYHPEFVHALQLLEWQDLQSAGRPVVSVVFYRAHFLSGNTHFVDVLLQKLDDAGLSGRAIFTPSLKHPELQHWLAGSNLIVSTLSFAAGEGAIQAFRDLNVPVLQAITSASRHAVWSVSSRGLGALDTLMNVTLPEFDGRLMGDVVAFKDHERFEPFTEGISQLVQRVQKWLNLQQKPNADKKVAFVLTNSGAKASKVGNAVGLDAPASLLNLLQAMRSQGYTVPELDFSSDELIQSIIGLGTYDGEVPVHSHTPLQVSKRVYQGWFEGFPEAARQKMLKKWTLEQEPYSTYSHLLFSGLELGNTVICLQPPRGYGMDRDAIYHQPDLPPTHHYAAFYQWLTRPETEGGWGADAIVHVGKHGTLEWLPGKGVGLSAACFPELLLNGTPLLYPFIVNDPGEGTQAKRRGHAVIVDHLMPPLTRADTYGHLAQLQQLIDQYYQLEGTDPSKLSALQKDIWQLIEKTHLDSDLDLQQFLSQDHGDHKHDWDETLTPEGVPVTLTEMGSFDLKHLLEDIDGYLCELGMLQIRDGLHVLGELHQLPDTLRALTRLPAAGKSSVSQLLARHFGLDWEELLAHKGKRFDETKMILDITVLSHADALEVLDDLNLQLHQGLEATGFDATQVPEVVKETLGTANPELEEAFRWVCTDLLPRLEGVDQEIWGVLGALDGQFTLPGPSGAPSRGALHVLPTGRNFYAIDPKSVPAPTSHEVGIQLAKATLDRYLKEEGTYPEMVGLSVWGTSNIRTHGDDIAQILAFLGVKPLWNVHTRKVEGLTVVPLEELGRPRIDVTVRISGFFRDAFPHVIDLLDEAFERVMELDEDPELNFPRKHYLENIQQDAPELSPEEHEVQARYRIFGAKPESYGAGILPLIEEGNWKDEQDFLKAYLAWGGYAYSRAASGVEAQESFQERLSQVQVALHNQDNREHDLLDSDDYFQFHGGMVASIHALTGSKPRAYFGDSSNPEQAQVRDLKQEILRVYRARVVNPKWISGIQRHGYKGALEMLATVDYLFGFDATTGVMEDFMYEEVAQQYALDPALQDFFRASNPWALKNITERLLEAVSRDLWENPDPETLQRLKNTLQNSETWLEEVQE, encoded by the coding sequence ATGACTTCACGCACCAGGGTGACCCGCGCCGATGGCCGGACCGTGCAGGTGATCCAGCGCAGGGGGCACCTCAGTTACTGCTTTACCGGATGTTGTTGTGGACACGTGAACCGGGGGTACGCTCCTGTTCCGGTGGACACTTTCAAAAACGAATGGATCAGGCGCAAGCTGCGTCATACCGTGCACCTCACCAAAGCCGGATGTCTGGGACCGTGCACCCTCGCCAATGTGGCTTCGCTGGTGTTCGATGGGCAGTCGGTGTGGTTCCACTCGGTGAATTCCCCCGAGATGGTGGTCCTGATCTTCGATTACATCGAGGAGATGGTGAGAGAGGGCCGTTTTCTGGCCCCTCCTGCGGAACTTCAGGAATACGTGTTTCAGTTTTACGACTGGCAGGACCGCACTCTGGCTCCCCTTCAGAAGCCCCTTGCAGAGAGGGAACACTCTGGTGTGGCTTTTGTCTCCCACGCCGACACCGACCTGATCACCGTTCAGGAGGCAGCAAAGCAGGTTTCAGCATTTCAGGTGACAACCTACAGCATGCCCCGGGGAAACCTGGACACCACCCGACAGGTGCTGGAACGTGCGGTGGGCAGGCATGAGCTGGTGGTGCTGAACGTGCTTTCCAGCCAGGACCTCACCGATCTCCTGCTGGACCTGGAAAAAGAGGCACAGGCTCAGGGGGTGACCCTTGTGGTCCTCAAGGGCACCTTCGAGGTGGGACCGGACACCCTGCAAATGAGCACCGTGGAGGCAAACCACCTGCTGCAGGTCAGCCTCTACATGCAGGCTGGAGGGGTGCAGAACTTCACGGAGATGCTGCATTACCTCGGGGCGGAGGTTCTGGGGTTTCCTCTGTCCTGGCAGGCCCCCACCCCTCTGCCCGAACTGGGGATCTATCATCCGGAGTTTGTTCATGCCCTGCAGCTTTTGGAGTGGCAGGACCTGCAGTCAGCTGGGCGGCCTGTGGTGTCCGTGGTGTTCTACCGGGCGCACTTCCTGAGCGGCAACACCCATTTCGTGGATGTGCTGCTGCAGAAACTCGACGATGCAGGGCTGTCTGGTCGGGCCATTTTTACCCCCAGCCTGAAACATCCTGAGTTGCAGCACTGGCTTGCTGGCTCAAACCTGATCGTCAGCACCCTGAGTTTCGCTGCGGGTGAGGGGGCGATTCAGGCGTTCAGGGACCTGAATGTGCCTGTGCTGCAGGCCATCACCTCGGCGTCGAGGCATGCAGTCTGGTCGGTGTCTTCAAGGGGACTTGGGGCACTCGACACCCTCATGAATGTGACCCTGCCCGAGTTCGATGGCAGGCTGATGGGCGACGTGGTGGCCTTCAAGGACCATGAGCGCTTCGAACCTTTCACGGAGGGCATCTCGCAACTGGTCCAGCGGGTGCAGAAGTGGCTGAACCTTCAGCAGAAACCGAATGCAGACAAAAAAGTGGCATTCGTGCTCACCAACTCTGGTGCGAAAGCCTCAAAAGTGGGAAACGCCGTGGGGCTCGATGCTCCAGCCAGCCTGTTGAACCTGCTTCAGGCCATGCGTTCCCAGGGCTACACCGTGCCAGAGCTGGATTTTTCGTCCGATGAACTGATCCAGTCGATCATTGGGCTCGGGACCTATGACGGGGAGGTTCCCGTGCACAGCCACACCCCCTTACAGGTCAGCAAGAGGGTGTACCAGGGCTGGTTTGAGGGGTTTCCAGAAGCGGCGCGCCAGAAAATGCTCAAAAAATGGACACTGGAACAGGAGCCGTACAGCACCTACAGCCACCTGCTGTTCTCTGGCCTGGAACTGGGCAACACGGTGATCTGCCTGCAGCCCCCCAGGGGTTACGGGATGGACCGGGATGCCATCTACCACCAGCCAGACCTGCCGCCCACCCACCATTACGCAGCGTTCTACCAGTGGCTCACCCGCCCTGAAACCGAAGGGGGATGGGGGGCAGATGCCATTGTGCACGTCGGGAAGCACGGCACCCTGGAGTGGCTGCCCGGCAAGGGGGTGGGGCTCAGTGCGGCCTGCTTTCCGGAATTGCTTCTGAATGGCACACCCCTGCTCTATCCGTTCATCGTCAATGATCCTGGCGAGGGCACCCAGGCCAAACGCAGGGGCCATGCGGTGATTGTGGACCACCTGATGCCCCCCCTCACCCGAGCAGACACCTATGGGCATCTGGCGCAGCTTCAACAGTTGATTGACCAGTATTACCAGCTGGAAGGCACCGATCCCAGCAAGCTTTCTGCCCTGCAGAAAGACATCTGGCAACTGATCGAGAAGACCCACCTGGACAGCGATCTGGACCTGCAGCAGTTCCTGAGCCAGGACCACGGAGACCACAAGCACGACTGGGATGAAACCCTCACACCCGAAGGGGTGCCCGTCACCCTCACCGAGATGGGCAGCTTTGACCTCAAGCACCTGCTTGAAGACATCGACGGTTACCTGTGTGAACTCGGCATGCTGCAGATCAGAGACGGCCTGCATGTGCTCGGCGAACTTCACCAGCTTCCAGACACCCTGCGTGCCCTGACCCGGCTTCCTGCTGCCGGAAAGTCCAGTGTCAGCCAGCTCCTGGCCCGTCATTTCGGTCTGGACTGGGAAGAATTGCTGGCCCACAAAGGAAAGCGGTTTGATGAAACAAAGATGATTCTGGACATCACGGTCCTGAGCCATGCAGATGCCCTGGAGGTGCTCGATGACCTGAACTTGCAGCTGCACCAGGGTCTGGAAGCAACTGGATTTGATGCAACTCAGGTGCCTGAGGTGGTCAAAGAGACGCTGGGGACAGCCAATCCAGAGCTGGAGGAAGCATTCCGCTGGGTCTGCACCGACCTCCTCCCCCGACTGGAAGGGGTGGACCAGGAAATCTGGGGGGTGTTGGGTGCCCTGGATGGACAGTTCACTCTCCCTGGCCCGAGTGGTGCACCTTCCAGAGGGGCCTTGCATGTGCTGCCCACAGGCCGCAACTTCTACGCCATTGACCCGAAATCGGTCCCGGCACCCACTTCACATGAGGTCGGGATTCAGCTGGCAAAAGCGACCTTAGACCGCTACCTGAAAGAAGAAGGCACATACCCTGAGATGGTGGGGCTGAGTGTGTGGGGCACCTCCAACATCCGCACGCATGGGGACGACATTGCGCAGATCCTGGCTTTTCTGGGGGTAAAGCCTTTATGGAACGTGCACACCCGCAAAGTGGAAGGCCTCACGGTGGTCCCCCTGGAAGAACTTGGACGGCCCAGAATTGACGTGACCGTGCGCATTTCGGGTTTCTTCCGGGACGCTTTCCCGCACGTCATTGACCTGCTCGATGAGGCGTTCGAGCGGGTGATGGAACTCGATGAGGACCCTGAACTCAATTTCCCGAGAAAACACTATCTGGAAAACATCCAGCAGGACGCTCCTGAACTGTCTCCAGAGGAACACGAGGTGCAGGCCCGTTACCGCATCTTCGGGGCGAAACCCGAAAGTTACGGGGCAGGCATTCTGCCCCTGATCGAGGAAGGCAACTGGAAAGATGAGCAGGACTTCCTGAAGGCCTACCTTGCGTGGGGTGGGTACGCCTATTCCAGAGCGGCCTCTGGTGTGGAGGCGCAGGAGAGCTTTCAGGAACGACTGTCGCAGGTGCAAGTTGCTTTGCACAACCAGGACAACCGGGAACATGACCTGCTCGACAGCGACGATTACTTCCAGTTTCACGGGGGCATGGTGGCCAGCATCCACGCCCTGACGGGCAGCAAACCCAGAGCATACTTCGGGGACAGCAGCAACCCCGAACAGGCCCAGGTGCGCGACCTCAAACAGGAAATCCTGCGGGTGTACCGTGCCCGTGTGGTCAATCCCAAATGGATTTCCGGCATCCAGAGGCATGGGTACAAGGGGGCACTCGAAATGCTGGCGACTGTGGATTACCTGTTCGGGTTTGATGCCACCACCGGAGTGATGGAGGATTTCATGTATGAGGAGGTGGCGCAGCAGTACGCTCTGGACCCGGCCCTCCAGGATTTCTTCCGGGCGAGCAACCCCTGGGCACTGAAAAACATCACCGAAAGGCTGCTGGAAGCTGTCAGCAGAGACCTGTGGGAAAACCCAGATCCTGAAACCCTGCAGCGCCTCAAAAACACCTTGCAAAACAGCGAAACCTGGCTTGAGGAGGTGCAGGAATGA
- a CDS encoding MFS transporter: MTSSAQTPILPELKNARFAVSTVFFLLGVLFATWVSRIPAVSHRLQLNEAELGIALLGLAVGALLAFPVAGWATAKYGSKIVTTIGVILMALSLPLIPLAPNMVGLTLMLVLLGVGNGGTDVAMNSQAVDVEKEYQKPIMSSFHALYSVGGIAGSLMGGLMASLQMAPLWHFGLVTLLTLITVFLVAPKLLNVPGTGEHGPVFALPSAKLLGLGVVIFCVAVGEGAMADWSAIYLKDSLSTTDQMATAGYLAFSGAMVLGRVFGDSMRAKLGAVVLVGTGALLSAAGLLLGLIFPYPWAALLGFACVGWGLSSGFPVAFSAAGNVPGVHPSLAMAAIATMGYTGFLLGPPIIGFVAHATTLTWGLGLVVVLSLIAAAFSRNVKMADVKG, encoded by the coding sequence ATGACCTCAAGTGCCCAGACCCCCATCCTTCCAGAACTGAAAAACGCCCGTTTTGCTGTGTCCACCGTCTTCTTCCTGCTGGGGGTGCTGTTTGCCACCTGGGTTTCCCGCATCCCTGCCGTCAGTCACCGCCTGCAGCTCAATGAAGCCGAACTCGGGATTGCCCTGCTGGGCCTTGCGGTGGGAGCCCTGCTGGCCTTTCCAGTTGCCGGGTGGGCCACAGCAAAATACGGCTCCAAAATCGTCACCACCATTGGGGTCATCCTGATGGCCCTGTCCCTGCCCCTGATTCCCCTGGCCCCCAACATGGTGGGACTGACCCTCATGCTGGTGCTGCTCGGGGTGGGAAACGGCGGCACCGATGTCGCCATGAACAGCCAGGCTGTGGATGTCGAAAAAGAATACCAGAAACCCATCATGTCCAGTTTTCACGCCCTGTACAGTGTGGGAGGCATTGCTGGCTCCCTGATGGGAGGCCTGATGGCCTCCCTGCAGATGGCCCCCCTGTGGCACTTTGGTCTGGTCACCCTGCTGACCCTGATCACCGTGTTCCTGGTGGCCCCAAAACTGCTGAATGTCCCTGGGACCGGAGAGCACGGACCTGTTTTTGCCCTCCCTTCCGCGAAACTGCTCGGGCTGGGTGTGGTGATTTTCTGCGTGGCAGTCGGAGAAGGGGCCATGGCAGACTGGTCCGCCATTTACCTCAAAGACTCCCTGAGCACCACCGACCAGATGGCCACCGCAGGATACCTTGCCTTTTCGGGTGCCATGGTGCTGGGGCGGGTTTTCGGGGACAGCATGCGGGCAAAACTCGGGGCTGTGGTGCTGGTTGGTACAGGAGCGTTGCTTTCGGCAGCGGGATTGTTGCTGGGCCTGATCTTCCCTTACCCCTGGGCGGCTTTGCTGGGTTTCGCCTGTGTGGGATGGGGCCTGTCCAGCGGTTTTCCGGTGGCTTTCAGTGCGGCAGGAAACGTCCCTGGTGTGCACCCGAGCCTCGCCATGGCCGCCATTGCCACCATGGGCTACACCGGGTTCCTGCTGGGACCTCCCATCATCGGGTTTGTGGCCCACGCCACCACCCTCACCTGGGGCCTGGGACTGGTGGTGGTGCTGTCCCTGATTGCGGCAGCCTTCTCCAGAAACGTCAAAATGGCAGATGTGAAGGGCTAG
- a CDS encoding ExeM/NucH family extracellular endonuclease, protein MKKITLLSCSLLLVGCFQNTPPKAPAPVPPQARGTLYELTFTDINSEKASAQLSVYQKGAQGYTRMALTESLTGFSLQRLGVQSFSVDSAGRRYLQARYKITNNTGRAIEQLTFVPVDTNDADSNPGNNTSQPTVGNTPFKGLKFFDGSDASVKATDITLNQAKKYDLGTDSAINDPDGTPLITGLDVSGLNPTAPDGLTIAQVMNYGYQTSGILPIGGSVNVSFGASYDMAIDENGRFDSRKDPYSFTMLFVMSEDPISSGLTRIHDIQGSTASGDADSPLVSQTVTIEGIVTRDLQQTSELGGFYVQEETADQDSDPNTSEGIFVVCDTACGTVQQGDRVRLTAMVEEVGEALRETRLINVSNLVVMRTGQTLPAPVNVTLSPTLNWEPFEGMLVTTSGVVTDNSELGLGGLVTIADQRSAYFTQVNAPDETGFDTFLKQSAARSVVIDDGSLGLNPASLFGRGGNPLSTTNTLRNGDSATVTGVLGSTESGWGDLERYRLHATAASTTFSGSARPAVPGVGSAGLKTAHFNLGEFFNGDGSGSGFYPAPGANNAAEYQRQTDKLVQALAALDADIIVLTGLEDDFDAAAPALIDLRNSLNAFTPSVGTYAVVGSEPANGTGLGILYRSADLVPQGAAATYSLNGTALAQTFKQTSTNGTFTVVTTELRGRQQMCEVGDDWSSGQEMCAETRQSQAQDLMEWIGTNPTGTTDPDVLLMGNFNAYRQEGPILTVLKGPDGNASSGDDFTAVLNSNEYTSVVWGFTGTLDSAFVSSTLAAQLSGHGVWHINSDEPSVFDYNTEDKPAGVYAADAFRSSPRDPILIGLTLNASNSAPVNLVLSNNTLAENAGSNATVGTLSAQDPDAGDTLTYTLVAGTGDTDNALFTISGTTLQMLASADFENRSSYSVRVRAADQHGAEVEQAFTITITDVNENTAPTDITLSNSSVAENSTPTLTFSTVDSDSGDTFTYSLVSGTGSTDNGLFSLTSAGALTFNSAPNFEVKDTYSLRVQSTDSGNATVQKAFTIQITDVNEAPSALFLTGNTVDENQPSGTTVGNFSNNDVDAGETFSYSLVSGTGSTDNSSFSITGNQLKTAASFDFETKSSYSVRVRVTDGQNHTFEQAFTITVNDVTETAMPSQGALSTGTSAASRPHIIAGPNGLPVLTYHESATGQSQNVYVKRWNGTSWDALGGALDVNATVASNNARLVVDSGNTPYVVWQENSGGTEGTNIFVKKWNGTSWDLLGSALDTTVTNSSSVPAMAMGPNNQPVVTWYESVTGESTNIYVKRWNGTSWVALGGALDTTAALNATNSRIAVDSSNRPIVVWQEQVQGTSPSNYNLKVKRWNGTTWDVLGAELDVSLSNTTNLADIAVGSDDHPVVTWQETVSGITTIYVKKWNGTSWDALGSSLNISGSTSAVSPAVVIKPNGQPLVAWSEGSTGQIYMKEWNGTAWSQIGSSHNLDSARSAANASVTYGSGNVLVLAWQEANASGINTILVSKK, encoded by the coding sequence ATGAAAAAAATCACCCTGCTGAGCTGTTCCCTGCTTCTGGTGGGTTGCTTCCAGAACACCCCACCCAAGGCCCCTGCCCCTGTCCCCCCTCAGGCCAGAGGGACCCTTTATGAGCTGACCTTCACCGACATCAACAGTGAAAAAGCCAGTGCACAGCTCAGCGTGTACCAAAAGGGAGCGCAGGGATACACCCGCATGGCACTCACTGAAAGCCTGACCGGGTTCAGCCTGCAGCGGCTCGGGGTGCAGTCCTTCAGTGTGGACAGCGCCGGGAGGCGGTACCTGCAGGCCAGATACAAAATCACCAACAACACCGGAAGGGCCATCGAACAGCTCACCTTCGTTCCTGTGGACACCAATGATGCCGACAGCAATCCGGGCAACAACACCAGTCAGCCCACTGTGGGGAACACCCCCTTCAAGGGACTCAAATTCTTTGATGGCTCAGATGCCTCAGTCAAGGCGACCGACATCACCCTGAACCAGGCCAAAAAGTATGACCTCGGAACAGACAGCGCAATCAATGATCCAGACGGCACCCCCCTCATCACTGGACTGGATGTCAGTGGCCTGAACCCGACAGCCCCGGATGGCCTCACCATTGCACAGGTGATGAACTACGGGTACCAGACCTCTGGAATTCTGCCCATTGGTGGATCTGTGAATGTTTCATTCGGGGCCAGCTATGACATGGCCATCGATGAGAACGGCAGGTTCGACTCCCGAAAAGACCCCTACAGCTTCACCATGCTGTTTGTGATGAGTGAAGACCCCATCAGCTCTGGCCTCACCCGCATCCATGACATTCAGGGCAGCACCGCCAGTGGAGATGCCGACAGTCCGCTGGTCTCCCAGACGGTCACCATCGAGGGGATTGTGACCCGTGACCTGCAGCAGACCAGTGAGCTGGGTGGTTTTTACGTGCAGGAGGAAACTGCCGATCAGGACAGCGATCCCAATACCAGTGAGGGCATCTTCGTGGTGTGTGACACGGCCTGCGGGACCGTCCAGCAGGGGGACCGCGTGCGGCTCACCGCCATGGTGGAAGAGGTGGGCGAGGCCCTGCGGGAAACCCGTCTGATCAACGTCAGCAACCTGGTGGTGATGCGAACCGGCCAGACCCTGCCTGCCCCGGTGAATGTCACCCTCTCCCCCACCCTGAACTGGGAGCCGTTTGAGGGGATGCTGGTGACCACCAGTGGGGTGGTGACGGACAACAGCGAACTGGGGCTCGGAGGTCTGGTCACCATTGCAGACCAGCGCAGTGCTTACTTCACCCAGGTGAATGCCCCGGATGAGACGGGCTTTGACACTTTCCTCAAACAGTCCGCAGCCCGCTCTGTGGTCATCGATGATGGTTCCCTGGGCCTGAACCCGGCCAGCCTTTTTGGTCGAGGAGGGAACCCCCTCAGCACCACCAACACCCTGAGGAATGGAGACTCCGCCACCGTGACGGGTGTGCTGGGTTCCACAGAATCCGGGTGGGGAGATCTGGAACGCTACCGCCTGCATGCCACTGCAGCCAGCACCACCTTCAGCGGGTCTGCCCGACCTGCCGTGCCGGGAGTGGGATCTGCTGGCCTGAAAACCGCCCATTTCAACCTCGGAGAATTCTTCAATGGAGATGGCAGTGGCAGCGGATTCTATCCAGCCCCCGGAGCGAACAATGCTGCAGAATACCAGCGCCAGACCGACAAACTGGTGCAGGCACTCGCTGCCCTCGATGCCGACATCATCGTGCTGACCGGGCTTGAAGACGACTTTGATGCCGCAGCCCCTGCCCTGATTGACCTCAGAAACAGCCTGAATGCCTTCACGCCCAGTGTGGGTACGTATGCAGTGGTGGGCAGTGAACCTGCAAACGGTACAGGCCTGGGCATCCTGTACCGCAGCGCAGACCTTGTTCCCCAGGGTGCTGCTGCCACCTATTCCCTGAATGGCACCGCCCTCGCCCAGACCTTCAAGCAGACCTCCACCAATGGAACCTTCACGGTGGTGACCACCGAGTTGCGCGGACGCCAGCAGATGTGTGAGGTGGGAGACGACTGGAGTTCTGGACAGGAGATGTGCGCAGAGACCCGCCAGAGCCAGGCACAGGACCTGATGGAGTGGATCGGCACCAACCCCACGGGCACAACAGATCCGGATGTCCTGCTCATGGGCAACTTCAACGCCTACAGGCAGGAAGGCCCCATTCTGACCGTGCTCAAAGGACCCGATGGCAATGCTTCCAGCGGAGATGACTTCACCGCCGTGCTGAACAGCAACGAATACACCTCGGTGGTGTGGGGTTTCACCGGAACACTCGACAGCGCTTTTGTCAGTTCGACTCTGGCTGCACAACTCAGTGGGCATGGGGTGTGGCACATCAACAGTGATGAGCCCTCTGTTTTTGACTACAACACCGAGGACAAACCTGCAGGTGTATACGCTGCAGACGCCTTCCGTTCCAGTCCCCGTGACCCCATCCTGATTGGCCTCACCCTGAACGCCAGCAACAGTGCACCTGTCAATCTGGTCCTTTCAAACAACACCCTGGCCGAAAATGCAGGTTCAAATGCCACAGTGGGCACCCTCAGTGCGCAGGACCCGGACGCAGGAGACACCCTGACCTACACCCTGGTCGCGGGAACAGGGGACACCGACAATGCCCTGTTCACCATCTCTGGAACCACCCTGCAGATGCTGGCCAGCGCAGATTTCGAGAACAGATCCAGTTACAGCGTGCGGGTGCGGGCAGCCGACCAGCACGGGGCCGAAGTGGAACAAGCCTTCACCATCACCATCACCGATGTCAATGAAAACACGGCTCCCACCGACATCACCCTCTCAAACAGCAGCGTCGCTGAGAACAGCACCCCCACTTTGACGTTCAGCACTGTAGATTCGGACTCTGGAGACACCTTCACCTACAGTCTGGTCTCTGGCACAGGCAGCACGGACAATGGTCTGTTTTCGCTGACCTCTGCTGGAGCTCTGACCTTCAACAGTGCACCCAATTTTGAGGTCAAAGACACCTACAGCCTTCGGGTGCAGTCCACCGATTCTGGAAATGCCACCGTCCAGAAAGCCTTCACCATCCAGATCACCGATGTGAACGAGGCTCCCTCTGCCCTGTTCCTCACGGGCAACACTGTGGATGAGAATCAGCCTTCTGGCACCACCGTGGGGAACTTCAGCAACAATGACGTGGATGCGGGTGAAACCTTCAGCTACAGTCTGGTCTCGGGGACAGGCAGCACAGACAACAGCAGTTTCTCCATCACCGGAAACCAGCTGAAAACTGCGGCCAGCTTTGATTTTGAGACCAAATCCAGTTACAGCGTCAGGGTGCGGGTCACCGATGGGCAAAACCACACCTTCGAGCAGGCATTCACCATCACAGTCAATGATGTGACAGAAACAGCCATGCCTTCCCAGGGTGCACTGTCCACAGGCACCTCTGCGGCGTCTCGACCCCACATCATCGCCGGGCCCAATGGACTGCCCGTGCTCACCTACCATGAAAGTGCCACTGGCCAGTCGCAGAACGTGTATGTGAAGCGCTGGAATGGCACCTCCTGGGATGCGCTGGGGGGAGCCCTGGACGTCAACGCCACTGTTGCGTCCAACAATGCCCGTCTGGTGGTGGACTCGGGCAACACCCCTTACGTGGTGTGGCAGGAAAACTCCGGCGGAACAGAAGGCACCAACATTTTCGTCAAGAAGTGGAACGGGACCTCCTGGGATCTGCTGGGCAGTGCTCTGGACACCACCGTCACCAACAGTTCCAGTGTTCCTGCCATGGCGATGGGACCCAACAACCAGCCTGTGGTCACCTGGTATGAGAGTGTCACAGGTGAAAGCACCAACATTTATGTGAAGCGCTGGAACGGCACCTCCTGGGTGGCTCTGGGCGGAGCACTGGACACCACCGCCGCCCTGAACGCCACCAACTCCCGCATCGCTGTGGACAGCAGCAACCGTCCGATTGTGGTGTGGCAAGAACAGGTGCAGGGCACCAGCCCCAGCAACTACAACCTGAAGGTGAAACGCTGGAATGGCACCACCTGGGACGTTCTGGGGGCTGAACTTGATGTCAGCCTTTCCAACACCACCAATCTTGCCGACATCGCTGTTGGTTCCGATGACCATCCAGTGGTCACCTGGCAGGAAACCGTCTCGGGCATCACCACCATCTATGTCAAAAAGTGGAATGGCACCTCCTGGGATGCCCTCGGCTCCTCCCTCAACATTTCAGGCAGCACCAGCGCTGTTTCACCTGCGGTGGTGATCAAACCCAATGGGCAGCCTCTGGTGGCCTGGAGTGAAGGGAGCACCGGTCAGATTTACATGAAAGAGTGGAATGGAACGGCGTGGTCCCAGATTGGCTCATCCCACAACCTGGACAGCGCCCGCAGTGCGGCCAATGCTTCTGTGACTTACGGCAGTGGCAATGTGCTGGTCCTCGCCTGGCAGGAAGCGAACGCCAGCGGTATCAACACCATCCTGGTCAGCAAGAAATAA